In Schlegelella aquatica, one DNA window encodes the following:
- a CDS encoding Crp/Fnr family transcriptional regulator, with amino-acid sequence MNTPVLTIAERNAIESGPWFSKLSPSLRFAILSRATVRRVPDGALLSSRGQPADEWIGVAKGAVRVSSVSLSGKQITLTYVEPGTWFGDIALFDGLPRTHDANAHGDTTLLVVRKPDFKELLQQHTELYDALLRLNCRRLRLMFNLIEDLNTLPLAARLAKQLLLLARSYGVPQGEEIRIGLQLAQEDLAQLLGASRQRVNQELKAFEREGAVRIEPTRLVVLSKSRLMAIAEGV; translated from the coding sequence ATGAACACCCCCGTTCTTACAATCGCCGAACGCAATGCCATCGAGTCCGGCCCGTGGTTCTCCAAGTTGTCGCCATCGCTGCGGTTTGCGATCCTCTCGCGAGCGACGGTACGTCGGGTGCCGGACGGCGCGCTGCTCTCGTCTCGGGGGCAACCCGCCGACGAGTGGATCGGCGTGGCCAAGGGCGCGGTGCGGGTGAGCTCGGTATCGCTGTCGGGCAAGCAGATCACCCTCACGTATGTGGAGCCGGGTACGTGGTTCGGCGATATCGCGCTGTTCGATGGCCTGCCTCGCACGCACGATGCGAACGCGCATGGCGACACCACGCTGCTCGTCGTGCGCAAGCCCGACTTCAAGGAGTTGCTGCAGCAACACACGGAGCTGTACGACGCCTTGTTGCGGCTCAACTGCCGTCGTCTGCGACTGATGTTCAATCTGATCGAGGACCTCAACACCCTGCCGCTGGCCGCCAGATTGGCCAAGCAGTTGCTGCTGTTGGCGCGCAGCTACGGCGTGCCGCAGGGCGAAGAGATCCGCATCGGGCTGCAACTGGCGCAGGAGGACCTGGCGCAGTTGCTGGGCGCCTCCCGGCAACGTGTCAACCAGGAGCTGAAGGCCTTCGAGCGCGAAGGTGCGGTGCGCATCGAGCCCACCCGTCTCGTCGTGCTGTCGAAGTCGAGATTGATGGCGATCGCGGAAGGCGTCTGA
- a CDS encoding acyl-CoA dehydrogenase family protein: MDFDYSPRTKELQAKLRAFMDEHIYPNEGRYWAEIEANTRAGKRWTPLQLIEELKPKAQAAGLWNLFLPESEYGAGLTNQEYAPLAEIMGRVPWASEVFNCSAPDTGNMEVLVRYGTPEQKKQWLEPLLAGKIRSAFAMTEPEVASSDATNICARIERDGDGYVINGRKWWTSGAGDPRCKIMIFMGKTDPGAPKHQQQSMILVPADAPGVKILRPLNVFGYDDAPHGHMEVLFENVRVPASNMLLGEGRGFEIAQGRLGPGRIHHCMRLIGLAERSLELMCKRVSTRVAFGKPIAAQTVTQERIAEARCLIEQARLLTLKAAWMMDVAGNKAAKAEIAMIKVVAPSMACKVIDWAIQAHGGAGVCDDFPLANYYAGARTLRLADGPDEVHRNSIAKMELGRYAQ, translated from the coding sequence ATGGACTTCGACTACTCCCCGCGCACGAAGGAGCTGCAGGCCAAGCTGCGCGCCTTCATGGACGAACACATCTACCCGAACGAAGGCCGCTACTGGGCCGAGATCGAGGCCAACACTCGCGCCGGCAAGCGCTGGACGCCCCTGCAGCTGATCGAGGAACTCAAGCCCAAGGCCCAGGCCGCAGGGCTGTGGAACCTGTTCCTGCCGGAAAGCGAATACGGCGCGGGGCTGACCAACCAGGAGTACGCGCCGCTGGCCGAGATCATGGGCCGCGTGCCGTGGGCGAGCGAGGTCTTCAACTGCTCGGCTCCCGATACCGGCAACATGGAAGTGCTGGTGCGCTACGGCACGCCCGAGCAGAAGAAGCAGTGGCTGGAGCCGCTTCTGGCAGGCAAGATCCGCAGTGCCTTCGCGATGACGGAGCCCGAGGTGGCCTCGTCCGACGCGACCAACATCTGCGCGCGCATCGAGCGCGACGGTGACGGCTACGTCATCAACGGCCGCAAGTGGTGGACCTCGGGTGCCGGTGACCCGCGTTGCAAGATCATGATCTTCATGGGCAAGACGGACCCCGGCGCGCCGAAGCACCAGCAGCAGTCGATGATTCTGGTGCCCGCCGACGCACCGGGCGTGAAGATCCTGCGCCCGCTGAACGTCTTCGGCTACGACGACGCCCCGCACGGCCACATGGAGGTGTTGTTCGAGAACGTGCGGGTGCCGGCGAGCAACATGCTGCTCGGCGAAGGCCGCGGGTTCGAAATCGCCCAGGGGCGCCTGGGCCCCGGCCGCATTCATCACTGCATGCGCCTGATCGGGCTGGCGGAGCGCTCGCTCGAGTTGATGTGCAAGCGGGTGAGCACACGCGTGGCGTTCGGCAAACCCATCGCCGCGCAGACGGTGACGCAAGAGCGCATCGCGGAGGCGCGGTGCCTGATCGAGCAGGCCCGCTTGCTGACCCTCAAAGCCGCATGGATGATGGATGTGGCCGGCAACAAGGCGGCCAAGGCCGAGATCGCGATGATCAAGGTCGTCGCACCTTCGATGGCCTGCAAGGTCATCGACTGGGCGATCCAGGCCCACGGCGGCGCGGGCGTGTGCGACGACTTCCCGCTGGCCAACTACTATGCCGGCGCTCGCACGCTGCGGCTGGCCGACGGGCCGGACGAGGTGCACCGCAACTCGATCGCCAAGATGGAACTGGGACGCTACGCGCAGTGA
- a CDS encoding glutathione binding-like protein, whose translation MIEVYSWATPNGHKVHIMLEECGLPYKVIPVDIGAGEQFDPKFLEISPNNKIPAIVDPVGPDGQPISLFESGAILVYLAAKTGKFLPASDRGKFETLQWLMFQMGGVGPMLGQAHHFRIYAPQKIDYAIERYTNEAKRLYAVMDKRLAKSTYIAGPEYTIADIAIFPWLRSWKNQGVDWNDYPHLKGWFDEIAARPAVQRGVEVLTDRRKPLTGDKEREILFGAKQYERR comes from the coding sequence ATGATCGAAGTCTATTCCTGGGCCACGCCCAACGGCCACAAGGTCCACATCATGCTGGAGGAGTGCGGACTGCCCTACAAGGTGATCCCCGTGGACATCGGGGCTGGCGAGCAGTTCGACCCGAAGTTCCTCGAGATCAGTCCGAACAACAAGATTCCCGCCATCGTGGACCCGGTGGGGCCGGACGGGCAGCCGATCTCGTTGTTCGAGTCCGGTGCCATCCTGGTGTACCTCGCCGCCAAGACGGGCAAGTTCCTGCCTGCCTCCGACCGCGGCAAGTTCGAGACGCTGCAATGGCTCATGTTCCAGATGGGCGGCGTGGGCCCGATGCTGGGGCAGGCGCACCACTTCCGCATCTACGCGCCGCAGAAGATCGACTACGCGATCGAGCGCTACACCAACGAGGCCAAGCGGCTCTATGCGGTGATGGACAAGCGGCTGGCCAAGAGCACGTACATCGCGGGGCCCGAGTACACGATCGCGGACATCGCCATCTTCCCCTGGCTGCGCTCGTGGAAGAACCAGGGCGTCGACTGGAACGATTACCCGCACCTCAAGGGCTGGTTCGACGAGATCGCGGCGCGCCCGGCCGTACAGCGCGGCGTGGAGGTGTTGACCGACCGGCGCAAACCGCTCACCGGCGACAAGGAACGCGAGATCCTGTTCGGCGCCAAGCAGTACGAGCGCCGCTAG
- a CDS encoding histidine phosphatase family protein, whose product MNLHDWQPKRRRIYLMRHGSVDYFLPDGTPVPPETVPLNDTGREQAAAAGELFAAVGVRFDRVVTSGLPRTVETAQRVLEAAGLQVPIHTDERLQEIRPGRLSDIPREALKDAFLGVFQGFVDESARFLGGESVGEMLDRVLPPFQELLTDDGWKQMLLVLHGGVNRALLSYLLAGQRCFLGRMEQAPACINVVDVGRRDCVVRAVNLAPTQWLHERERYTTMEKLLAQYLRLEGSSPKT is encoded by the coding sequence ATGAACTTGCACGACTGGCAACCCAAGCGCCGCCGCATCTACCTGATGCGCCACGGCTCGGTGGACTACTTCCTGCCCGATGGCACGCCGGTGCCGCCCGAGACGGTCCCCCTCAACGACACCGGGCGCGAGCAGGCCGCAGCCGCGGGCGAGTTGTTTGCGGCGGTAGGGGTGCGCTTCGATCGCGTCGTCACGAGCGGCCTGCCTCGAACGGTGGAGACCGCGCAGCGCGTGCTCGAGGCCGCGGGCCTGCAAGTGCCCATCCACACCGACGAGCGACTCCAGGAGATCCGCCCCGGGCGGCTCTCGGACATCCCGCGCGAGGCTCTGAAGGATGCGTTCCTCGGGGTGTTCCAGGGCTTCGTGGACGAGTCGGCCCGATTCCTCGGCGGGGAGTCGGTGGGCGAGATGCTGGACCGCGTGCTGCCCCCCTTTCAGGAACTGCTGACCGACGACGGCTGGAAGCAGATGCTGCTGGTGCTGCATGGCGGCGTGAACCGGGCACTGCTGTCGTACCTGCTGGCGGGGCAGCGCTGCTTCCTGGGGCGCATGGAACAGGCCCCCGCTTGCATCAACGTGGTGGACGTAGGCCGGCGCGACTGCGTCGTGCGTGCCGTCAATCTCGCGCCCACGCAGTGGCTGCACGAGCGGGAGCGCTACACCACGATGGAGAAGCTGCTGGCGCAGTACCTGCGGCTGGAGGGCTCTTCGCCCAAGACGTGA
- a CDS encoding phosphotransferase, protein MDAYTGTRPVAAQHAFDIARLEQYLTQHLAGFQGPLTVEQFKGGQSNPTYKLNTPSRSYVMRAKPGPVAKLLPSAHAIEREFRVMQALHGTPVPVAQMHLLCEDESIIGRAFYVMEFVEGRVLWDQSLPGMTPAERDAIYDEMNRVIAALHSVDFRARGLADYGKPGNYFERQIARWTRQYQASITDPIEAMDRLIEWLPAHIPASARDESQVSIVHGDYRLDNLIFHRSEPRVLAVLDWELSTLGHPLADFSYHCMSWHIPPGAFRGIGGLDLAALGIPDEREYVRRYCQRTGRGDPAAVMADWNFYLAYNMFRIAGILQGIAKRVVDGTASSEQARQAAAGARPMAELAWKYAQQV, encoded by the coding sequence ATGGATGCCTATACCGGGACTCGGCCCGTGGCCGCGCAGCATGCATTCGACATCGCGCGGCTCGAACAGTACCTCACGCAGCACCTCGCGGGCTTCCAAGGCCCGTTGACGGTGGAGCAGTTCAAGGGGGGGCAGTCCAACCCCACGTACAAGCTCAATACGCCCTCGCGCAGCTACGTGATGCGGGCCAAGCCGGGCCCGGTGGCCAAGCTGCTGCCTTCGGCGCACGCCATCGAGCGGGAGTTTCGCGTCATGCAGGCGCTGCACGGCACGCCGGTGCCCGTGGCGCAGATGCACCTGCTGTGTGAGGACGAGTCCATCATCGGGCGTGCCTTCTACGTGATGGAGTTCGTCGAAGGCCGCGTGCTGTGGGACCAGTCGCTGCCCGGCATGACGCCCGCCGAGCGCGATGCGATCTACGATGAGATGAACCGCGTCATCGCGGCGCTGCACTCGGTCGACTTCCGTGCGCGCGGGCTGGCTGATTACGGCAAACCGGGCAACTACTTCGAGCGGCAGATCGCGCGCTGGACCAGGCAGTATCAGGCGTCCATCACCGACCCCATCGAGGCGATGGATCGCCTCATCGAGTGGCTGCCTGCGCACATCCCGGCGAGCGCACGCGACGAGAGCCAGGTGTCGATCGTCCACGGGGACTACCGGCTCGACAACCTGATCTTCCACCGCAGCGAGCCGCGCGTGCTGGCGGTGCTGGACTGGGAGCTCTCCACGCTCGGCCATCCGCTGGCCGACTTCAGCTACCACTGCATGTCCTGGCACATCCCCCCGGGCGCGTTCCGCGGCATCGGCGGCCTCGACCTGGCGGCGCTCGGCATCCCCGATGAGCGCGAGTACGTGCGCCGCTATTGCCAGCGCACGGGCCGGGGCGACCCGGCCGCGGTGATGGCCGACTGGAACTTCTACCTCGCCTACAACATGTTCCGCATCGCCGGCATCCTGCAAGGCATCGCCAAACGTGTGGTGGACGGCACGGCCTCCAGCGAGCAGGCGCGACAGGCCGCCGCTGGTGCCCGCCCGATGGCTGAGCTGGCCTGGAAGTACGCCCAGCAGGTCTGA
- a CDS encoding class II aldolase/adducin family protein, whose protein sequence is MTSTLQIPSRRGQVSEEEWKVRVDLAAAYRLVAAFRWDDLVFTHITARVPGTQDQFLINPYGLLFDEITASSLVKIDVQGNKLDDSPYPVNPAGFTIHSAIHAARHDAQCVLHTHTLNGVAVSAQKQGVLPLSQQSIFVLSSLAYHDYEGVALREDEKARLVRDLGDKNFLMLRNHGLLTLGPSVAEAFLAMYLFESVCAIQVRAMAGGGELVHVDPAIVCTAQEQARQVTRGQGGGALTWPGLLRRLDRIDPGFRE, encoded by the coding sequence ATGACATCGACATTGCAGATTCCCAGCCGCCGGGGGCAGGTGAGCGAGGAGGAGTGGAAGGTCCGCGTCGACCTGGCCGCGGCCTACCGCCTGGTCGCGGCCTTCCGGTGGGACGATCTGGTTTTCACGCACATCACGGCGCGCGTGCCGGGCACACAGGATCAGTTCCTGATCAACCCATATGGATTGCTGTTCGACGAGATCACTGCGTCCAGCCTCGTGAAGATCGATGTGCAGGGCAACAAGCTCGACGACAGCCCCTATCCCGTCAACCCGGCCGGGTTCACGATCCACAGCGCGATCCATGCGGCCCGGCACGATGCGCAATGCGTGCTGCATACGCACACGCTGAACGGGGTGGCGGTCTCGGCCCAGAAGCAGGGGGTGCTGCCGCTGTCGCAGCAGTCGATCTTCGTCCTGTCCAGCCTGGCCTACCACGACTACGAAGGCGTCGCCCTGCGCGAGGACGAGAAGGCCCGCCTCGTGCGCGATCTGGGCGACAAGAACTTCCTCATGCTGCGCAACCACGGCCTGCTCACGCTGGGCCCCTCGGTGGCAGAAGCCTTCCTGGCGATGTACCTGTTCGAGTCCGTGTGCGCGATCCAGGTGAGGGCGATGGCCGGCGGCGGCGAGCTGGTGCACGTGGACCCGGCGATCGTCTGCACGGCGCAGGAGCAGGCGCGGCAGGTGACGCGCGGGCAGGGCGGCGGGGCGCTGACGTGGCCGGGCTTGCTGCGCCGGCTCGATCGGATCGATCCCGGCTTCCGCGAGTGA